In Oncorhynchus mykiss isolate Arlee chromosome 19, USDA_OmykA_1.1, whole genome shotgun sequence, the sequence tttaatggctttgataggagaaaactaaggatggatcaacaacattgtagctactccacagtgctaacctaattgacagagtgaaatgaagcaagcttgtacagaataaaaatattactaaacatgcatcctgtttgcaaattAATAcggcaaaaaaatgtggcaaagcaattaactttttatcCTGAATAAAAGTGTTGTTTGGGGCGaatccaaaacaacacattactgagtaccactctattTTCAAGCATCGTAGTGGCTGCAtcttgttatgggtatgcttgtaatcgttaaggactggggagttttccaGGATAAAAAATACTTAGAATGGAGCGAaggacaggcaaaatcctaaaggaatccagtttagtctgctttccaccagacactgggagatgacctttcagaaggacaataacctaaaacacaaggccaaaggtacactggagttgcttaccaagaagacagcgaatgttcctgagtggcgaaGTTACAGTTCTGACTTAAATCGGTTTGAAAAGCTTTGGCAGGAATtgaaaatagttgtctagcaatgatcaatttgatagagcttgaagaattttgagaAGAATAATGGATAAATATTGTACAgaccaggtgtgcaaagctttcagagacttacccagaaagactcagctgtaatcactgccaaaggtgattatttccggtgccgacagagatggccgcctcgcttcgcgttcctaggaaactatgcagtgttttgtttttttaagtgttatttcttacattagtaccccaggtcatcttaggtttcattacatacagtcgagaagaactactgaatataagatcagcgtcaactcaccatcagtacgaccaagaatatgtttttcgcgacgcggatcctgtgttctgcctttcacccaggacaacggaatggatcccatgcagcaacccaaaaaaacgactccgaaaaagagggaaacgaggcggtcttctggtcagactccggagacgggcacatcgtgcaccactccctagcatccttctcgccaatgtccagtctcttgacaaggttgatgaaatccgagcaagggtagcattccagagggacatcagagactgtaacattctttgcttcacggaaacatggctcactggagagacgctatcgggggcggtgcagccagcgggtttctccacccatcgcgccgacagaaacaaacatctttctggtaagaagaggggcgggggcgtatgccttatgactaacgagatatggtgtgatgaaagaaacatacaggaactcaaatccttctgttcacctgatttagaattcctcacaatcaaatgtagaccgcattatctaccaagagaattctcttcgattataatcacagccgtatatatcccccccccccaagcagacacatcgatggctctgaacgaactttatttgactctttgcaaactggaatccatttatccggaggctgcattcattgttgctggggattttaacaaggctaatctgaaaacaagactcccaaaatgttatcagcatatcgattgcgcaaccaggggtggaaaaaccttggatcattgttactctaacttccgcgacgcatataaggccctgccccgcccacctttcggaaaagctgaccacgactccattttgttgatccctgcctacagacagaaactaaaacaagaggctcccacgctgaggtctgtccaacgctggtccgaccaagctgactccacactccaagactgcttccatcacgtggactgggacatgtttcgtattgcgtcagataacaatattgacgaatacgctgattcggtgtgcgagttcattagaacgtgcgttgaagatgtcgttcccatagcaacgattaaaacattccctaaccagaaaccgtggattgatggcagcattcgcgtgaaactgaaagcgcgaaccactgctttgaatcagggcaaggtgactggtaacatgaccgaatacaaacagtgcagctattccctccgcaaggctatcaaacaagctaagcgtcagtacagagacaaagtagaatctcaattcaacggctcagacacaagaggcatgtggcagggtctacagtcaatcacggactacaagaagaaatccagcccagtcactgaccaggatgtcctgctcccaggcagactaaataacttttttgcccgctttgaggacaatacagtgccactgacacggcctgcaacgaaaacatgcggactctccttcactgcagccgaggtgagtaagacatttaaacgtgttaaccctcgcaaggctgcaggcccagacggcatccccagccgcgccctcagagcatgcgcagaccagctggccggtgtgtttacggacatattcaatcaatccctataccagtctgctgttcccacatgcttcaagagggccaccattgttcctgttcccaagaaagctaaggtaactgagctaaacgacgtagcactcacttccgtcatcatgaagtgctttgagagactagtcaaggaccatatcacctccaccctacccgacaccctagacccactccaatttgtttaccgcccaaataggtccacagacgatgcaatctcaaccacactgcacactgccctaacccatctggacaagaggaatacctatgtgagaatgctgttcatcgactacagctcggcattcaacaccatagtaccctccaagctcgtcatcaagctcgagaccctgggtctcgaccccgccctgtgcaactgggtactggacttcctgacgggccgcccccaggtggtgagggtaggcaacaacatctccaccccgctgatcctcaacactggggccccacaagggtgcgttctgagccctctcctgtactccctgttcacccacaactgcgtggccacgcaagcatccaactcaatcatcaagtttgcggacgacacaacagtggtaggcttgattaccaacaacgacgagacgacctacagggaggaggtgagggccctcggagtgtggtgtcaggaaaataacctcacactcaacgtcaacaaaactaaggagatgattgtggacttcaggaaacagcagagggaacacccccctatccacatcgatggaacagtagtggagagggtagcaagttttaagttcctcggcatacacatcacagacaaactgaattggtccactcatacagacagcatcgtgaagaaggcacagcagcgcctcttcaacctcaggaggctgaagaaatttggtttgtcaccaaaagcactcacaaacttctacaggtgcacaatcgaaagcatcctggcgggctgtatcaccgcttggtacggcaactgctccgcccacaaccgtaaggctctccagagggtagtgaggtctgcacaacgcatcaccgggggcaatctacctgccctccaggacacctacaccacccgatgttacaggaaggccataaagatcatcaaggacatcaaccacccgagccactgcctgttcaccccgctatcatccagaaggtgaggtcagtacaggtgcatcaaagctgggaccgagagactgaaaaacagcttctatctcaaggccatcagactgttaaacagccaccactaacattgagtggctgctgccaacacactgacactgacactgactcaactccagccactttaataatgggaattgatgggaaattatgtaaatatatcactagccactttaaacaatgctaccttataaaatgttacttaccctacattattcatctcatatgcatacgtatatactgtactctatatcatcgactgcatccttatgtaatacatgtatcactagccactttaactatgccactttgtttacatactcacctcatgtatatattgcactcgataccatctattgtatcttgcctatgctgctctgtaccatcactcattcatatatccttatgtacatattctttatccccttacactgtgtataagacagtagttttggaattgttagttagattacttgttggttattactgcattgtcggaactagaagcacaagcatttttctacactcgcatcaacatctgctaaccatgtgtatgtgacaaataaaatgtgatttgatttgatttgatatgtattgactcgggtgtgaatacttatgtaaattaaataCCTAAAtgctgtatttaattttcaatacatttgaaaaaaaaagaaaaacctgttttcatttaGTCTCTGTGCTATTGTGTGTAAATAAAtctgtttaatccattttgaattcaggctgtaacacaacaaatgtggatgaagtcaagggatatgaatactttctgaaggcactatatgtaCAGCCTTACGTAAGGCCCTGTAACGgctttcctcttcttcttcttctgaggaggagtaccaaggatcggaccaatgcgcagcgttgtCAGTGTCCATATCGATACTTTATTTACATGAACactaaactacaaaataacaacgtgaaataCCGAAACAAACGAAAGAGTCTCGTgtgacacggaaaataatcacccacaactcaaaagtggaaccaggctacctaagtatggttctcaatcagggacaacgattgacagctgctgattgagaaccataccaggccaaacacagaaatcccaaaacagaaaaaggaacatagacaacccacccaactcacgccatgaccatactaaaacaaagacataacaaaagaattAAGGTCAGACCCACACGTCCAGTACATACCATATGTACAGAACACATCTACCTATACACATAAAAATGCACACTTTTCCCAATTTTAATATATCACGTTACTTGATGTTGCACCTATTTCTTTTTCATGTGTTTCATCTGATCAGGCTTGTTATCAGTCTGATGTAGGTGCACATTTTTCTTTCTGTACAACATGTTCTGTGATTTGGATTTGAGTATTCACGTTTCCCTCTTCCATCCTGACTTAATAGTCTCTACAAGTGCACTCGAGTGGCAACAGTAAAAGTAACTGGTAGTCTAGACAAGGTTTGAGACcaaattaaataaattatttCCTGTTGCATCTGTCCTTTTACAggctcaatgtgagcaagatatATTACAACTATTTACCACTCAGGATTGGCAATTGAAACTGTTCTAACTCTGAGCAATGCAAACAATGATCTTTCCTCAAATAAACAGATATGATCATATAGTTTTTGTTGAGTATGTACAGTATGACGAGTGAagacaacattattttgttgagtGACTTTGTGTGCACTTGAGAATATCTATGTGGTATTTGAATGTGACTCTGCATACACtttctccatcccaccctccatGCTGCAGTAGGACTTCTCACTGACTGGTCCCGGTGAGGAAGGCAATAGACGACAGCAGCAGCCAAAACGTCAGCCCAACGTTATCCCCAGCATGGCATGTTCTCCTGAAAGTGGGACAGACATTTCTTCCCTGCTCCAGCTCCAGGATGTGGGCTCCAGCAAGGTCCAAGAGAGGGGGAGCTCCCCGGGACTCCTACCCGCCCTCTACAGCCCTCCGAGCGGCATGGAGAGCCGCACATTCTGCATCCCCTCTCCCTACACAGACAACAGCCATGATTACAGTCACAGCCACGGACCCCTAGCCTTCTACAACCCCTCTATGCTCGGCTACAGCAGACCACCTATCTCCGACAGCCCTTCTCTATGTCCAcccctcagtccctctctcttctgGCCCAACCATGGCCAGCAAAACATGCCCTCGCTGACCCTGCACTGCCCCCAGCCCCTGGTGTACAGTGAGCATAACACCCACACCCCCTGGGTGGAGCCCAAACCCCACGGCCTCAGCCCCAGCAGGTAGCTACAAGCCTTCAACATCTGACACACCCTCCTTTTGTATCTTTTAATGTACACACCTGTCTTATTTGACCTTTTCTTGTCTCCTATAACATCTCAGATGGGTAAACAATAGGAGACAGCCTCTTAACAAAACTGAGGCTTCTATTTTGGAGTTTGTTAAACATTGATTGACGTTCCTTCTCAtagccctctcctccaccctaccAAGCTGCTGGGGAAGAGACTGGAGGACGGAGAGGAAGTGAACTCCTCCTCAGCCAGCTGTGTGGTGGTGAAGGCAGACATGCACTTCTGTGCCGTGTGTCATGACTACGCTTCGGGCTACCACTACGGCGTGTGGTCTTGTGAGGGCTGCAAGGCCTTCTTCAAGAGGAGCATCCAAGGTATGACCACCAGGGGAGCTGTGTGGGATCATTACCATGTCTACCCTAGGGACTGTGGTCATGGTGGCCACCCTCTGTCTCAGTGTCCTGTAAGGTCTGCCACTCCCAAAAAATGTGTGATATATAAATAtaatttggtttaaaaaaaacgttttcagtgtaaacttaaaacAACTCgaaccagatataaagtatgtagcAAAGATAATAgagctacagtaccagtcaaaaatttggaatgagtaggtgtgttcattctctcaaccagcttcatgatgtagtcacttggaatgcatttcaatacaCAGATGTGCCTTGTAAAAGtgaatttgtagaatttctttccttaatgcgtttgtgccaatcagttgtgttgtgacaaggtaggggtggtatacagaagatagccctattttgtaaaagacaaagtcaatattatggcaagaacagctcaaataggcaaagataaacgacagtcaatcattactttcAGACAGCGGTCCCGGCAGACTGGGCTGCACGgaaaggatatatatatatatttttttaaatggtcaaatTAAATAATCATTATATACAATTTTAGGCTATTTGTGCAGTAAGTACATTGAACTTTGTGCAGTCTGTTGGTCCTTTCCTCACCACTCTAATATTTCTGTCACGCCCACAACAGTTTACAGATTTTGAACTTCAGTAATGCGTGCGCCGCGAGTTCATCACGGTCTGCGTGAGCTATGTTGCCCGGCAACTTTGTACTAACTAGCTACGTTAGCTGACATAAATATAAACAAACAAACGTCGCTTCTTCTGAAGGGGCAAGGGGGATACAAGGCCCAACGACCATGTCGATAATGCAGACAGCAGAACCAGAGactgtaattattatttttttatgaaaGAAAAAGAAAGCCTCGTTTAATAGAAAATATGCTGAGTCCTACCTAAAATATGGATTTATTGCGACAGGTGACTCACATGCTCCAAGCCCACTGTTGGGTAGTAAGTGGAGATCGCTTGCAGAAAAAGTCACCACTGGCAACACATTTCAATAACGAGGAAGGGTCGCAAAACTCGCTTACCTGTGCGACATATTCAACCTGCTAAACGGACTAATTCTGCCACTTCAGGGGAGAATTGACAACGGTCTTTAAGTTGGCAGGTAACGTGGCTGCATTCAACGCCAAACTGGAACTGCGGGGACGGCGAGTGGACAGGGGCATATTTGACATGTTCCAAACATTAGTGGGGATTTTGGGATAGACTGAGCCGTCTTTCTCCCAGCTGGTGCGCGATCACATAGCTTCGCTGTCAACAGCGGTCAAGTGAAGGAAAGGATCCACGACCCATTTGTGAATGTCCCAGGTGAATCGTCCGTGCAGGAAGATCAACTCCTTGAGGTTGCAAATGACGGTGGCCTTAAAAGTATGTTTGAGAACCTCATTTCTGTCGACCTTCTGGATTAAAATCAAGGCTGAATATCCTGAGATAGCCACAAAAGCACTGAAAACGTTGCTTCCATTTCCAACATCCTATCTCTACGAAGCAGGGTTTTCCGCAATGATGTCAACAAAAACTTAGTTACGGAGTAGACTGGACATAAGGAACACCATTCGGGTATCACTGTCTCCCATCACCCTTAAATGGGACCGTCTTGTTGCCTGGAAACAAGCTCAGGGCTCCCACTGATTCAGAGACATGGTGAGTTGCAATGTTTTTATTATATGGTCGTTAGAGAAAAATATAAGCTTTGTTTTTATAATATCATTACATTAGACCTACTTAAACTAAAATGTTATGAAAAAGTGGCTATACTAAACTTATAGGCCTAATCGATATTCTGGTTGTGTCAAAAATATTATCTATATGAGACAGGTCCATGGTGCAAAAAAGGGTTGGCGACCgctgctttaagacatgaagatcagtcaatctggaaaatttatTTGAAAGTTTCCatatgcagtcgcaaaaaccatcaagggctatgatgaacctggctctcatgaggacctccatgGGAAAGGAAGTCCCAGATTTACCTCGCCCTCAGAAatcgcagcccaaataaatgcaacagacacatctcaacatcaactgttcggaggagactgcgtgaatcaggccttcatggtcgaattgctgcaaagaaaccactacaaaaggacaccaataagaagagacttgcttgggccaagaaacacgagtaatggacattagactggtggaaatctgtccttttaatctgatgagtccaaatttgagatttttggttccaaccgccgtgtctttgtgagacgcagagtaggtgaacggatgatccctgcatgtgtggttcccaccgtgaagcatagaggaggaggtgtgatggtgtgggtgtgctttgctggcgacactgtctgtgatttatttagaattcaaggcacacttaaccagcatggctaccacagcatattgcagtgatacgccatcccatctggtttgtgcttagtgggactatcatttgtttttcaacaggacaatgacccaacacacctccaggctgtgtaagggctacttgaccaagaaggagagtgatggagagctgcatcagatgacatggccccCACAATCAactgacttcaacccaattgagatggtttgcgaTGAGTTCGACTGcatagtgaaggaaaagaagccaacaaatgctgagcatatgtgggaactccttcaacactcttggtaaagctggttgagagaatgccaagagtgtgcaaagctgtcatcaaggcaaagggtggctactttgaaaaatcgtAAATATATTTTGAGTAGtttaacatttttggggggttactaaatgattccatttCATGTgctatttaatagttttgatggcttcaatattattttacaatgtagagaatagtaaaaataaagaaaaacccttgaatgagtaggtgtgtccaaacttttgactggtactgtatttattttttaaataagatcatatttgagaactaacaatcaccaaaataaaacctagacagtcagggagaatctaaAATTCCCTAAATGTCATGgcatggggcccccattgattttgttatgttttagtcactcagatagcataagaacacagcataaatcatggcaaaatgtttagaattgcaAGAAACTAGCTTTAAAACAGAAACATTTTGTCTCTGCGGCCAATAGGAGGGCCTCAGTGCCATTGGCCTCGCCCCCCCCAAGCTAACTTGGCCATCGCTGCTGAAAGAAATCCTAGGGGTGAACGCTGAATAAGGTTGATTGTAGTTTGATCAGATATGATGAATAGTGCAGCCATATAATTTCTCAGACTGTCTCCATCTATCTCATCTAGGCCACAATGATTACATTTGTCCAGCAACTAACCAGTGCACTATCGACAAGAACCGCCGTAAAAGCTGCCAGGCCTGCCGCCTACGCAAGTGTTATGAAGTGGGCATGATGAAGTGTGGTAGGCAGCCATCTTCCTTATCTAGTCTTGTTGTGTTTTGAAACCTAACCTTATGTAGTCAATAGAACATTTGGCAACAGATACTGTAAGCTTGTAGAGGTACAGTATCTTCAGGAGTGAAACCTCTCTGTtgcttgtctgtgttgttgtCCAGGTGTGAGGCGAGAGCGCTGCAGTTACCGGGGGGCGAGGCACCGGCGTGTACCTCAGGGGCGGGGGGTGTCAGGCGGGCTGGTGGGGGTAGGGACCAGGGCCCAGATGCGTCTGGAGGGGGGCTCCCACCCCCAGCTGGAGGTGCACCACTCGTCCCTGACCCCAGAACAGCTGATCTCCTGCATCATGGAAGCGGAGCCGCCAGAGATCTACCTGATGGAGGACCTGAAGAAGCCCTTCACTGAGGCCAGCATGATGATGTCACTTACCAACCTGGCCGACAAGGAGTTGGTCCTCATGATCAGCTGGGCCAAGAAGATCCCTGGTGAGACACATGGagggtgtgtgtgcctgcctgcctgcttgtgtgtctctgcctgtgtgtctgtctgtctttgtctgtctgcaaCATATGTGCAAGGCTGagttggtgtcccaggtctatatATGAGATAGGAGGTATATCTCCAAACAAAGAAAGACTAGCTGTCTGGCTGTAAACCCTTCGCACCCTACCCTTTAACTGTGTCCGTTACTGTAGTAGTTGGCCCTTAGCCTTCTCTTTATGCCACATACAGTACTGCAGCCAGGCACACAGCTGTGTAGTCCTGTTGGACAGGATATCTCACAGGCTATGAAGGGGTtactactcctctcctctctatcctgctGGTGAGCATTGTTCCTTCCTCACTCAGGGTTTTAGAGGTGAGCCCAGCAGGTGCCCTCTCAGAGGAGATGGGActgagttcacacacacactcttgtctGAGATGGGGTTTAGGGGGTTTGGTGAAAGAATGAGATGTGACAATTAGCTTGTATTGTCTGCTATAAAGAAGAACAAGAACTCCACAGACTAGATATGCATTGTGGATTTTTGTTTAATCATTGCATGCAAGGTGTCTCAGTATTTGGCTTTGTTCCAATGTCCATCCTTCAGTACTTGTACCAACAGACTGCTGGGAGCGAAGGGTGTCTCTAGTGTGTGAGGGCTCGACCATGCATTTAATCTGTCCTTTAATTAGTCACTCTAAAGTTAGGGGTCTTTTTAGTTCTTTTTATGTTCTCTGGTTCCCAGACTCAGTCCTAGTAAAGCTATACAATAGCTACAGTGAACAATGAACACTCATTTCCCACActttctttttgtgtgtgtgtgtgtgtgtgtgtgtgtatatgcacgcGAGCATGCACATTTGTGTACTACAGGCTTTGTAGAGCTAAGTCTGACGGACCAGGTGCACCTGTTGGAGTGTTGCTGGCTGGAGGTGCTGATGCTGGGTCTGATGTGGAGGTCTGTCGACCACCCTGGGAAACTCATATTCTCACCAGACTTAAAGCTCAACAGGTACAACTGCTTATGTTTTACCACTAAGCTTCAAAATACAGTATACCGATATAAGATTAAATATCACATCTTTAAGTAAAGACATTTGACATACTGCATTTCCTGTCATCTCTTGGTCAGTATTAAGTGCATCCTTTTTTATCTAGAAAAGACCAAACTGCAAAATAATAGTTTTTTACTATGTGTCCAGTTAAAAGCATGTGTTTTAATATGTAGGGTTGTGTTGGAAAGGCAGGCCTGGGGTTGCTCATTGGCTTTCACCAAtacgccaggaaaagaacactCACATTCTCAGTACCCTCTGGGGCCAGCATTATTCactctgtgtgtgcgtgggtaCTGATAAGAATGATCGTGTTACAGTGTGTTCTCCCTATAAATTGCTGAGGTTGACCT encodes:
- the erb2 gene encoding estrogen receptor beta 2 isoform X1; amino-acid sequence: MTGLAADQTTKWQDFSLTGPGEEGNRRQQQPKRQPNVIPSMACSPESGTDISSLLQLQDVGSSKVQERGSSPGLLPALYSPPSGMESRTFCIPSPYTDNSHDYSHSHGPLAFYNPSMLGYSRPPISDSPSLCPPLSPSLFWPNHGQQNMPSLTLHCPQPLVYSEHNTHTPWVEPKPHGLSPSSPLLHPTKLLGKRLEDGEEVNSSSASCVVVKADMHFCAVCHDYASGYHYGVWSCEGCKAFFKRSIQGHNDYICPATNQCTIDKNRRKSCQACRLRKCYEVGMMKCGVRRERCSYRGARHRRVPQGRGVSGGLVGVGTRAQMRLEGGSHPQLEVHHSSLTPEQLISCIMEAEPPEIYLMEDLKKPFTEASMMMSLTNLADKELVLMISWAKKIPGFVELSLTDQVHLLECCWLEVLMLGLMWRSVDHPGKLIFSPDLKLNREEGNCVEGIMEIFDMLLAATSRFRELNLQREEYVCLKAMILLNSNICSTSPERAEDLESRGKLLRLLDSVTDALVWAISKRGLSFQQQSSRLAHLLMLLSHIRHVSNKGMQHLSSMKKKNVVLLYDLLLEMLDANTTHSSRMSATHDPSNNDPTEPPAAPAPAVDTQFLLTFQNPEESQTLESISTSSQGAGQPREGRCVPQ
- the erb2 gene encoding estrogen receptor beta 2 isoform X2; translation: MACSPESGTDISSLLQLQDVGSSKVQERGSSPGLLPALYSPPSGMESRTFCIPSPYTDNSHDYSHSHGPLAFYNPSMLGYSRPPISDSPSLCPPLSPSLFWPNHGQQNMPSLTLHCPQPLVYSEHNTHTPWVEPKPHGLSPSSPLLHPTKLLGKRLEDGEEVNSSSASCVVVKADMHFCAVCHDYASGYHYGVWSCEGCKAFFKRSIQGHNDYICPATNQCTIDKNRRKSCQACRLRKCYEVGMMKCGVRRERCSYRGARHRRVPQGRGVSGGLVGVGTRAQMRLEGGSHPQLEVHHSSLTPEQLISCIMEAEPPEIYLMEDLKKPFTEASMMMSLTNLADKELVLMISWAKKIPGFVELSLTDQVHLLECCWLEVLMLGLMWRSVDHPGKLIFSPDLKLNREEGNCVEGIMEIFDMLLAATSRFRELNLQREEYVCLKAMILLNSNICSTSPERAEDLESRGKLLRLLDSVTDALVWAISKRGLSFQQQSSRLAHLLMLLSHIRHVSNKGMQHLSSMKKKNVVLLYDLLLEMLDANTTHSSRMSATHDPSNNDPTEPPAAPAPAVDTQFLLTFQNPEESQTLESISTSSQGAGQPREGRCVPQ
- the erb2 gene encoding estrogen receptor beta 2 (The RefSeq protein has 2 substitutions compared to this genomic sequence), with amino-acid sequence MACSPESGTDISSLLQLQDVGSSKVQERGSSPGLLPALYSPPSGMESRTFCIPSPYTDNSHDYSHSHGPLAFYNPSMLGYSRPPISDSPSLCPPLSPSLFWPNHGQQNMPSLTLHCPQPLVYSEHNTHTPWVEPKPHGLSPSSPLLHPTKLLGKRLEDGEEVNSSSASCVVVKADMHFCAVCHDYASGYHYGVWSCEGCKAFFKRSIQGHNDYICPATNQCTIDKNRRKSCQACRLRKCYEVGMMKCGVRRERCSYRGARHRRVPQGRGVSGGLVGVGTRAQMRLEGSSHPQLEVHHSSLTPEQLISCIMEAEPPEIYLMEDLKKPFTEASMMMSLTNLADKELVLMISWAKKIPGFVELSLTDQVHLLECCWLEVLMLGLMWRSVDHPGKLIFSPDLKLNREEGNCVEGIMEIFDMLLAATSRFRELNLQREEYVCLKAMILLNSNICSNSPERAEDLESRGKLLRLLDSVTDALVWAISKRGLSFQQQSSRLAHLLMLLSHIRHVSNKGMQHLSSMKKKNVVLLYDLLLEMLDANTTHSSRMSATHDPSNNDPTEPPAAPAPAVDTQFLLTFQNPEESQTLESISTSSQGAGQPREGRCVPQ